A single Stutzerimonas stutzeri DNA region contains:
- the mreC gene encoding rod shape-determining protein MreC, with translation MLGVRLLVLSVLCVALMVVDARFETLKPLRSQMGLVLTPFYWLADLPVRTWQRATEQISSSTSLVAENEKLKAEALLMQRRLQKLAMLTEQNVRLRELLNSAALVDDKVIVSELIGLDPNPFTHRILIDKGERDGVFLGQPVLDASGLMGQVVEVMPYAARVLLLTDVTHSIPVQVNRNGLRAIAVGTGSPDYLELRHVAETADIKEGDLLVSSGLGQRFPSGYPVAQVTEVVRGSGQPFLIVRAIPTAMLNRSRYLLLVFSDSRTPEERATAAAQAQESADREAAEQATSEPLETPPPAAPAATPSAPPAASGSEEQP, from the coding sequence TTGCTCGGAGTGCGCTTGCTGGTGCTCTCTGTGCTCTGTGTTGCGTTGATGGTGGTGGATGCGCGCTTCGAGACGCTGAAACCGTTGCGCAGCCAGATGGGATTGGTGCTCACACCTTTCTATTGGCTGGCCGACCTGCCGGTGCGCACGTGGCAACGCGCGACCGAGCAGATCAGCAGCAGCACCAGCCTGGTGGCCGAGAATGAGAAGCTCAAGGCCGAGGCGTTGCTGATGCAGCGCCGCTTGCAGAAGCTGGCGATGCTGACCGAGCAGAATGTGCGGCTGCGAGAGCTGCTCAATTCCGCCGCCCTGGTCGACGACAAGGTGATCGTCAGCGAGCTGATCGGGCTGGACCCCAATCCCTTTACTCATCGCATCCTGATCGACAAGGGCGAGCGCGACGGGGTATTCCTTGGCCAGCCGGTGCTCGACGCCAGCGGCCTGATGGGGCAGGTCGTCGAAGTCATGCCCTATGCCGCTCGGGTGCTGTTACTGACCGATGTGACCCATAGCATCCCGGTGCAGGTCAATCGCAATGGCCTGCGGGCAATCGCAGTGGGCACCGGTAGCCCGGATTATCTCGAGTTACGCCATGTCGCCGAGACGGCGGACATCAAGGAGGGCGACCTGCTGGTCAGCTCCGGATTGGGACAACGCTTTCCCAGCGGCTACCCGGTTGCCCAGGTCACCGAAGTGGTACGCGGTTCCGGCCAGCCGTTCCTGATCGTCCGCGCCATACCCACCGCCATGCTCAATCGCAGCCGGTATCTGTTGCTGGTGTTCAGTGATTCGCGTACGCCGGAAGAACGCGCCACCGCGGCGGCGCAGGCACAGGAGTCCGCCGACCGGGAGGCTGCCGAGCAGGCGACGAGCGAGCCGCTGGAAACGCCACCGCCGGCAGCGCCGGCAGCCACACCGTCGGCCCCGCCGGCCGCGTCAGGTAGCGAGGAGCAGCCATGA
- the mreB gene encoding rod shape-determining protein MreB has protein sequence MFKKLRGMFSSDLSIDLGTANTLIYVRDRGIVLNEPSVVAIRSHGNQKSVVAVGTDAKRMLGRTPGNINAIRPMKDGVIADFSVCEKMLQYFINKVHENSFLQPSPRVLICVPCKSTQVERRAIRESALGAGAREVFLIEEPMAAAIGAGLPVDEARGSMVVDIGGGTTEIALISLNGVVYAESVRVGGDRFDESIVTYVRRNYGSLIGESTAERIKQEIGTAFPSSDVREVDVRGRNLAEGVPRSFTLNSNEVLEALQESLATIVQAVKSALEQSPPELASDIAERGLVLTGGGALLRDLDKLLAQETGLPVIVAEEPLTCVARGGGRALEMMDRHAMDLLSTE, from the coding sequence CATCGTTCTGAACGAGCCGTCCGTGGTTGCCATCCGTTCCCACGGCAACCAGAAAAGTGTCGTCGCGGTGGGCACCGACGCCAAACGCATGCTCGGCCGGACCCCGGGCAATATCAACGCCATACGGCCCATGAAGGACGGCGTGATTGCGGACTTCAGCGTATGCGAAAAGATGCTGCAGTACTTCATCAACAAGGTTCACGAAAACAGCTTCCTTCAGCCCAGCCCCCGCGTCCTGATCTGCGTGCCCTGTAAGTCGACCCAGGTCGAGCGCCGCGCGATTCGTGAATCGGCCCTCGGTGCTGGCGCGCGCGAAGTCTTTCTCATCGAAGAGCCGATGGCCGCGGCCATCGGTGCCGGGCTGCCGGTCGACGAGGCGCGCGGTTCGATGGTGGTCGATATCGGCGGCGGCACCACGGAAATCGCGCTGATTTCCCTTAATGGCGTGGTCTACGCCGAATCCGTGCGGGTTGGCGGCGATCGTTTCGACGAGTCCATCGTCACCTATGTGCGTCGCAACTATGGCAGCCTGATCGGTGAATCCACCGCAGAGCGGATCAAGCAGGAAATCGGTACCGCGTTCCCCAGCAGCGATGTGCGCGAAGTCGATGTTCGCGGGCGCAACCTGGCCGAAGGCGTACCGCGCAGCTTTACCCTCAATTCGAACGAGGTCCTCGAAGCACTGCAGGAATCGCTGGCCACCATCGTCCAGGCGGTCAAGAGCGCGCTGGAGCAATCGCCGCCCGAGCTGGCTTCGGATATTGCCGAGCGCGGCCTGGTGCTGACTGGCGGTGGCGCATTGTTGCGTGATCTCGACAAGTTGCTGGCGCAGGAGACCGGCCTGCCGGTCATCGTGGCCGAAGAGCCGCTGACGTGCGTGGCACGCGGTGGCGGCCGGGCGCTGGAAATGATGGACCGGCACGCGATGGATCTGTTGTCCACGGAGTGA
- the mreD gene encoding rod shape-determining protein MreD, giving the protein MIHGRLNNGWVIWLSLVLALLLSVAPMPASLGLARPLWLGMVIAYWAITLPHRGGMVAAFFFALMLDVLSGTLLGQNGLPLILITFLVLNLQQRLRMFPLLQQSLVLMVILGIGQLVQLWLNTLTGNRPPTLLFLIPVPVSALLWPWVFVALQWARRRFNVY; this is encoded by the coding sequence ATGATCCATGGGCGCCTGAACAATGGCTGGGTGATCTGGTTATCGTTGGTGCTGGCGCTGTTGCTCAGCGTGGCGCCCATGCCCGCCAGTCTCGGTTTGGCGCGCCCGCTCTGGCTCGGCATGGTCATCGCCTATTGGGCAATCACCTTGCCTCATCGTGGCGGGATGGTGGCGGCATTCTTCTTCGCGCTGATGCTCGACGTGCTCTCCGGTACCCTGTTGGGACAGAACGGTTTGCCGCTGATCCTGATCACCTTTCTGGTGCTCAATCTGCAGCAGCGCCTGCGGATGTTCCCGTTGCTGCAGCAAAGCCTGGTGCTGATGGTCATTCTCGGGATCGGTCAGCTGGTGCAACTGTGGTTGAACACGCTGACCGGTAATCGCCCGCCGACCCTGCTGTTCCTCATTCCCGTGCCGGTCAGCGCCTTGCTCTGGCCGTGGGTGTTCGTCGCCCTGCAATGGGCGCGTCGACGCTTCAACGTCTATTGA
- the rng gene encoding ribonuclease G, giving the protein MSEEILMNITPMESRVAVVENGVLQEVHVERTQRRGIVGNIYKGKVVRVLPGMQAAFVDIGLERAAFIHASEISSREGNAVEPISALVHEGQALVVQVTKDPIGTKGARLTTQLSIPSRYLVYMPKTSHVGISLRIEDEAERDRLKQVVAECIAAEGIKETGGFILRTAAEGAGSDEILMDIRYLRRLWEQIDGQMKTAGAPSLIYEDLSLAMRTLRDLVNPRIEKIRIDSRENFQKVSQFVGELMPELSEHLEHYPGERPIFDLYSVEDEIQKALERKVMLKSGGYLIIDPAEAMTTIDVNTGAFVGHRTLEETIFKTNLESATAIARQLRLRNLGGIIIIDFIDMEDEEHRRQVLRTLEKQLERDHAKTNIIGITELGLVQMTRKRTRESLEQVLCEPCLCCQGRGKLKTPETVCYEIFREILREARAYQPEGYRVLANQKVIDRLLDEESGNVADLESFIGRSIKFQVESMYSQEQYDVVLL; this is encoded by the coding sequence ATGAGCGAAGAGATCCTGATGAACATCACCCCCATGGAGTCGCGGGTGGCGGTGGTGGAGAATGGTGTGCTGCAGGAAGTCCATGTCGAGCGTACCCAGCGCCGCGGCATCGTCGGCAACATCTACAAGGGTAAGGTGGTGCGCGTGCTTCCGGGCATGCAGGCGGCGTTCGTCGACATAGGCCTGGAGCGCGCGGCGTTCATCCATGCGTCGGAAATTTCCAGCCGTGAAGGTAACGCCGTCGAGCCCATCAGTGCGCTGGTCCATGAGGGCCAGGCGCTCGTGGTGCAGGTCACCAAGGACCCGATTGGCACCAAGGGTGCGCGGCTGACCACGCAGCTGTCGATACCTTCGCGGTATCTGGTGTACATGCCCAAGACCAGTCATGTCGGGATATCCCTGCGCATCGAGGACGAAGCCGAGCGGGATCGCCTCAAGCAAGTGGTTGCCGAATGCATCGCGGCCGAAGGCATCAAGGAAACCGGCGGGTTCATCCTGCGCACCGCCGCAGAAGGCGCCGGCAGCGACGAGATCCTCATGGATATCCGTTATCTGCGCCGTCTGTGGGAGCAGATCGACGGGCAGATGAAAACGGCCGGCGCGCCCTCGCTCATCTATGAAGACCTGTCGCTGGCCATGCGTACCTTGCGCGACCTGGTCAATCCACGTATCGAGAAGATCCGGATCGACTCGCGGGAGAATTTCCAGAAGGTCAGCCAGTTCGTTGGCGAGTTGATGCCCGAGCTGAGCGAGCATCTGGAACATTACCCGGGCGAGCGGCCGATCTTCGATCTCTACAGCGTCGAGGACGAGATTCAGAAGGCGCTCGAGCGCAAGGTCATGCTCAAGTCGGGCGGCTACCTGATCATCGATCCGGCCGAGGCGATGACCACCATCGACGTCAATACCGGCGCATTCGTCGGCCATCGCACGCTCGAGGAAACCATCTTCAAGACCAATCTCGAATCGGCGACCGCCATTGCCCGTCAGCTGCGCCTGCGCAATCTCGGCGGAATCATCATCATCGACTTCATCGACATGGAGGACGAAGAGCATCGGCGGCAGGTCCTGCGCACGCTCGAAAAACAGCTGGAGCGCGATCACGCCAAGACCAACATCATCGGCATTACCGAGCTGGGGCTGGTGCAGATGACCCGCAAGCGCACGCGTGAAAGCCTCGAGCAGGTGCTCTGCGAGCCCTGTCTGTGCTGTCAGGGACGTGGCAAGCTGAAAACCCCGGAAACGGTCTGCTATGAAATCTTTCGTGAGATCCTTCGCGAGGCCCGCGCCTACCAGCCCGAGGGCTACCGCGTGCTGGCGAACCAGAAGGTCATCGATCGGCTGCTCGACGAGGAGTCAGGCAATGTCGCCGACCTGGAGAGCTTCATCGGTCGCTCGATCAAGTTTCAGGTCGAATCCATGTATTCCCAGGAACAGTACGATGTGGTGCTGCTCTGA
- a CDS encoding Maf family protein, which translates to MPALFLASASPRRRELLTQIGVPFSHLSVSIDETPAASEPPDVYVQRVAREKALAGLARVTDASACVLGADTTVVLDGRILGKPADKAQALAMLHALSGREHQVMTAVALASSSGCVTRLVTSRVRFRPIRSDEAEAYWASGEPQDKAGSYAIQGWGAIFVSALEGSYSGVVGLPLCETAQLLAAHGIEYWTKSSV; encoded by the coding sequence ATGCCCGCACTGTTTCTTGCCTCCGCGTCGCCGCGACGCCGTGAGCTGCTCACCCAGATCGGCGTTCCATTTTCCCACCTTTCGGTCAGCATCGATGAGACGCCTGCCGCCTCGGAGCCGCCGGACGTCTATGTGCAGCGCGTGGCGCGCGAAAAGGCACTGGCAGGGCTGGCGCGGGTGACGGACGCCTCGGCCTGCGTGCTGGGCGCCGACACCACGGTCGTGCTGGACGGGCGGATTCTGGGCAAGCCAGCCGACAAGGCGCAGGCGCTGGCCATGTTGCACGCCCTGTCCGGGCGCGAACACCAGGTAATGACAGCCGTCGCGCTGGCCAGCTCGTCGGGCTGCGTGACGCGGCTGGTGACCAGCCGGGTGCGCTTTCGGCCGATCCGGTCCGACGAAGCCGAGGCCTATTGGGCCAGCGGTGAGCCGCAGGACAAGGCGGGTAGCTACGCGATTCAGGGCTGGGGGGCGATCTTCGTCAGTGCGCTGGAGGGCAGCTACTCGGGTGTGGTCGGCCTGCCGTTATGCGAAACGGCACAGTTGCTCGCCGCGCATGGGATCGAGTACTGGACTAAAAGCTCCGTTTAG